In Candidatus Eremiobacteraceae bacterium, the sequence TGCACGGCGCTACCGCTGTTCGAGCCGCCGAACACATCAGTCGCTGGGATGAACACCGCGGTCGAGCTGCGCGCTTCCTCGTTCATGCGGATGGCGAGCTCCAACACCGTTCGCGACTGGTTCGCGCGGCCGACCGACATGGCAGTGTTGTGCAGCATGCGCGATACCGCGTCGCCGACCACATAGATCAAGATGAAGAGCACGCCTAATGCGATCAGCGCTTCCAAGAGTGTGTAGCCGCGCCGGCGAACGGTGCGTTTGAGGAACGCGCTACTACATCCCATGACAAGAGGTATCATCACGCGCTCGTGACACGCAGTCAAGTCCCGAACATCCGTGCCGCAGGCACGGCGGTAGAGGACGGCTTTGAAGGAAGCACGGTAGACGTCGCCCGCCGGCTCATCGGAGCGATGCTGGAG encodes:
- a CDS encoding type II secretion system protein gives rise to the protein MGCSSAFLKRTVRRRGYTLLEALIALGVLFILIYVVGDAVSRMLHNTAMSVGRANQSRTVLELAIRMNEEARSSTAVFIPATDVFGGSNSGSAVHEIDFFRKLSAGGDAYVAYTFDATHFTVTRYEYTLSSGAATIVHADQVADGI